CGAGGCGGCCGCCCACGCAGTGGATGGGGTTGACGTGGACGGGGACGCGTTGACCTCGGCGGAGTACCGCGCCCATCTGGCGCGGGTCTACACCCGCCGGGCGCTGGAGGAGGCCTGGCAGCGGGCCGGTGGGGAAGGGGCGATGGCCGCCGACTGAACCGCCGGGTCGAGGCGCCGGAGGCTGGCACCCCACGGCTTCGCCGGCGAGGCTCGCGGGACGGCGACGACGGGTCGCCACCTCCGACGCCCGCGACCGGTGCAGATCGCAGAGGGCACGAGGCGGCGGGCCGGGGCTCCGCGCCCCGGCCCGCCGCCGCGCGCCACGGCATCGCCCCCGCCGACGGATGCCGGGGATCCCGCCCCTGCCCCCTCCGTTCCCTCGCCGGCTCGGTGGCGCCGTGTGGCCGCGTTCGTCCACCGTCGCGGGACGGCCGGAGGTGCCACGGCGACGGCACGGCGGCGGGGCAGGCTGCGGGGCGGGCTCGTCGATGACCTAGTCGATGACCTTGACCTCTAGCTTCATGCCGGGCAGCTTGGCCTTGTTCTGGAACAGGTAGTGGGCGATGATCCGGGCATCTTCGATGACCACGCCCGGTGCCGTCATCGACAGGGGATTCGCGCCGCGCTGCTCGTCGACGGTCTGTTGGGTGAAGGCGATGGATCCCGCCTGCTGGTAGGTCATGTCCTGGACCAGCCCGCTGATCTCCACCGGTGACGCGGTGATGCTCACCCGGACCGTCTTGCCCCCGACCTTGAGGTCTTTGTACATGTGCAGGTCGGTGATCACCAGCCGGTCGATCTTGGCCCGCGCCATGGGGACGCCGGCGGCCCGGTCGGTGTCGTTGGTGACGGGCAGCAGCTGGAAGCCCTGTCCTTCGAGGCGGTCGAACTCCAGCACGACGCCGCCGATGCCGGCCAGCGGCGCCGCCAGGGCGATCCCCTGGGACGCCATGACGAAGAGCATGATGGCCAGCACCGTCATGGACATGGCGAAGGTCACCAAGAAGCGCCTCCAGGAGAAGGTCCCCGTGGTGGCCACGTGGGGCATGGCGCCTCCCTCCTCGTGATCGCGGTTCCCGCGTACCCCTGGGCGCTCGGGGCCGGACGGTCGATCCCGGGGCAGCTCACCGCTCCCCGCCGAGCGAGATCCCCAGGCCCAGCGCATCGAGGAGCTCGCCCAGCCGCGGGAGCAGCCCCCGCTGGCGCCGACTGGCGTCAGGGCCGTCGGGAGACGGCGGCGGGGTCGCGTCCCCGGGCTCGGAACCCGGGGTGGCTCCCTCGGCGTCGCCGCCCCCTTCGCCGGGCTGGGCCGACGACGGTGGAGGGAGTGGGCCGTCGAGCCGATCTGCCAGTCGCCGGAGGTCCGGCCAGAAGCGGCCGCACGCATCGGCCAGCCGGAGCGTCGCGGCGGGAGCCGCCGCGGCCCGGAGCAGTCCTTCGTCGACCAGCGCCGCCAGCAGGTCGACGCCGGTGCGGAGGGCGCGACCGGCCAACGGAGCCAGGTCGCGGACCGGCCGATCCAGCGCGCCGGCGACGCACGTCAGCGGCGGACCGAGCTCGGGCAGGAGCGGGTCCCTCGGCGGCAGGGACCGCTGCGGCGGCGGGACCGCGCCGTCCTCGGCGCCGCCGCCGGCATGGCGCGAGGCCCCGTCCGAGGTCCCCCCGTCAGGCGGCGGCGCGCCCGTACCCTCCCCCAGACACGCCAACACGGCGGCGGGATCCAGCGGCCGCAACCGCTCGAGGGCCGCATCCCACCGACCTTGACGGAGGGCCTCCAGGTCCACGAGGGGCAGCGGATCGCGATGGAGCCGCTGGGCCAGGCACGTCACCAGCGCTCGGGCGGCAGGTGGCAGCCCGGCGTCCGGCGGAGACGGCGGACCGGGGGGCGCCGGCTGCGACTCCCCGGTGCCCGCGGCGGGCTGCTGTGGCGAACCCGAACCGGGTTGTGCCGCGCCCGGGGCCGCTTCGGGCGAGGCACCGGGCGGGCGCCGCTGGGAACCCTCGGACGACCGGTGCCGGCCCCGGAGGTCGTCGAGGCCGTGGGCATCGCGGTACCGGCGGTGGAGGAGATCCGCCTGGCGACGGACCCGGTCGATGCGCTCCCGCTGGGCCAGGTCGGCGGGATCGTGGACGAACCGCAGGGTCGCGTCGGGGAGCACGGCGGTTCCGCTGTGCATCCACGTGGCCCGCATGCCCACGTCCCGGACGCGGAGGGTCACCCGCCCGCCGCGCTGCAGCAGGTCGAGGACGAACGCGATGGGGTCCGTCGCCTTGACGGCCCCGGGGATGGTGCCCACCAGCGAGAGGAGGTCGGTCCGCAGCGCCACGTCGGTGACGCGGGCCACGCCGCGGCTGGTGATCTGAAGGTAGGGGGGGCCGTCGCGGCCGAGCTCCTGGGTCAGGGCCAGGTCGCGGATGTCGGCCGACGCGAACCGCACCACCACGTCGAAGGGACCGGCGCCGGGGCCGGAGGCGGGCAGGATGACGGCGTCGCGGCCCACCAGTTCGTCCGCGGTCACGACGAAGTAGCGGTCGGGGACCAGGAGATCGCCCAGGTCCGCAGGTCCAGGGGCCGCCGCACCGGCTGCGCCGGCCGCGCCGGCGAGGGGACCCAGGGCGAGCAGCGCCACCGCCGCCACCCCCGCGATCCGCGACGGCGGTCGTGCGGACGGCGGTCGCGCCCCACCGGCGCAGCGCGCCCGTCCACCCCGCCCGCGAGCGACGGGCCGGGGTGGGATGGCGTCGCCGCCGGCGCGGCGCAGGGCGACCCGCCATGGAGTGCGCCGGCCACCGCTGCGGGCGCCCTTCATCCACTCACCCCCCTTCTTCCCGCAGGATGGACCGCTGACCGGGGGAAGGGCGGGTGGGGCCACCGGCGACGGTAGCCGGACGACGCCCGCGGCCCGCAGCTCCGGCACCTCGGTCCGGAGCTCCGCGGGCCGGGATCGGGTGCGCGAGCCGCGACCGGGAGCGCGGGCCGCGGCCGGGCGTTCCGGGAACCGCGGCCCGGAGCGCCCGGCCCCGGCCCAGCGGCCGGCGGTCGGCGGACCACAGGGGCTCGCGCCCCTGCCCGTGGTGGCCGGTGTGGGACCCGCATCGGTGGCCGCCTGGACCGACCGTCCGGCCGGTCGGGCGGGGCGAGGGGAGAAACCTCCGGGAGCGGGACGTCCCCCCGCGGGCCGGGACGGCGCCCCCTGTCCCCCACCGCGACGCCGTTCCCCCAGAACGGTTCACCACAACCGGATTCGGGCGGGGGCGCCGCCTTCTGGGGGTCGTCGGCCGGCCGTCGCAGGGTCGTTCAACGGCCGGGGATCAGGCGGCGATCGGCGAGGTCGGCCAGCACGGCCGCCGCGATGGCATGGGCGGCGCCGAGGGCCGTCGACAGCCCCTCGAGCCCGAAGCCGGCAGCCACGAACAGCCCTCGGGCGCCCCCCCACGGGGCGACGGCGCCGACGAAGGGCAGGCCGTCGGGGCCGCGCAGGTCGATCAGGGTCCGGACCCGATCGAGCTGGGCCTCTGCGGTCAGGTCGAACCGCTCCACCAGGTCTTCCACCAGCGCCACGAGCTCGTCGAAGGAGGGCGGGGACCAGTCGCCCTCGAGGCGGGCCGCGGCCAAGAGCGTCCGCGCCTCGATCCCGAGGGCGAAGCGCCAGATCAGCGAGCGGCGGGTGAACACCGCCGGTGGGGTCTCCACCGTGGCCGGCAAGCGAAAGGGGATCACCACGTCCTTGACGGGGACGAACCGGCTCGCGAACCCGCGGGGCAGCCCGTCCATGGCGAGGCTCTCCGGCCGCGGACCGGGCGCCAGGACCAGCGCGGAGGCGGGGACCACGTCGTCCCATCCTTCCACCGGATGACCGGCGGGACGGTCGGCGGCGGGACGGGTCGCCTGTGGGCCCCCGCCCGCCCGGGCCACCCGGACCCCCGTCACCCGGTCCCCGGCGAGCACCGGCGCCATCACCCGCGTGCGGGTCAACAGCCGCAGCCCGGCGCGCCGGGCGGCCAGGTACATGGCGTCGAGCAGCAGGAGGTGATCGACGAAGGCGGCGCGGCCGGGATGGCCGTCCAGCCGGGCGAAGGTCAGCCGCAGGGGGGAGCGGGGGTGGCGGTGCTGGGCGACGGCGAACGCCCAGGTGCACTGGGCGAAGG
The sequence above is drawn from the Thermaerobacter sp. FW80 genome and encodes:
- a CDS encoding DUF6230 family protein, translating into MPHVATTGTFSWRRFLVTFAMSMTVLAIMLFVMASQGIALAAPLAGIGGVVLEFDRLEGQGFQLLPVTNDTDRAAGVPMARAKIDRLVITDLHMYKDLKVGGKTVRVSITASPVEISGLVQDMTYQQAGSIAFTQQTVDEQRGANPLSMTAPGVVIEDARIIAHYLFQNKAKLPGMKLEVKVID
- a CDS encoding FAD-dependent oxidoreductase; this translates as MAGAAAGDLPPVVVAGGGIVGTAVAFVLQRSVPVVLVEEGDFPGLGETRDAVGILKAAVGHPVLDAFAQCTWAFAVAQHRHPRSPLRLTFARLDGHPGRAAFVDHLLLLDAMYLAARRAGLRLLTRTRVMAPVLAGDRVTGVRVARAGGGPQATRPAADRPAGHPVEGWDDVVPASALVLAPGPRPESLAMDGLPRGFASRFVPVKDVVIPFRLPATVETPPAVFTRRSLIWRFALGIEARTLLAAARLEGDWSPPSFDELVALVEDLVERFDLTAEAQLDRVRTLIDLRGPDGLPFVGAVAPWGGARGLFVAAGFGLEGLSTALGAAHAIAAAVLADLADRRLIPGR